One genomic window of Hymenobacter sp. J193 includes the following:
- a CDS encoding FecR family protein — translation MSAPVPASDAPWELLAKQLAGEATPAEQAELQAWVQAQPEGQQWLREATRAWEQATPPAPLFTEASVEAAWQRFRTRENIPAAKTEAAPRPEARIVPMWASQGWLRVAAAILLLLGAVGVWRFTRSGAPANLPMVAVEAGSAVRVVGLPDGSKVWLNRQSTLHYAAGFKAGPREVQLTGEAFFDVTKNPQRPFTVLSSTSRTQVLGTSFNVRAYPGEDSVEVSVVTGKVAFGPRAAPADTVLLLPGRRGVVQGKQPQRARRTLTADSNFRAWQQQELSFDNAPVAHVLRTLETTFHTRVTVSDSTLLACRFKGSFPAPTPIQVLRVLSLALSAELSTKPDGSYVLRGAGCSAAGAPRP, via the coding sequence ATGTCTGCCCCCGTACCTGCGTCTGATGCTCCCTGGGAGCTGCTTGCCAAGCAGCTGGCGGGCGAGGCGACGCCGGCTGAGCAGGCCGAGCTACAGGCCTGGGTGCAGGCCCAGCCCGAGGGGCAGCAGTGGCTGCGGGAGGCTACCCGGGCCTGGGAACAGGCTACCCCACCGGCCCCGCTCTTCACGGAGGCCAGCGTAGAAGCAGCCTGGCAACGCTTTCGAACGCGGGAAAACATTCCGGCCGCAAAAACCGAAGCTGCGCCCCGGCCCGAAGCCCGCATAGTGCCGATGTGGGCCTCGCAAGGCTGGCTGCGCGTAGCGGCGGCCATTCTGTTGCTGCTGGGCGCCGTAGGCGTGTGGCGCTTCACCCGCTCCGGGGCTCCGGCCAACCTCCCGATGGTAGCCGTGGAGGCCGGCAGCGCGGTGCGCGTGGTAGGCTTGCCGGATGGGAGCAAGGTATGGCTGAACCGCCAATCCACCCTGCACTACGCAGCCGGTTTCAAGGCCGGGCCGCGGGAAGTACAGCTGACGGGAGAAGCTTTCTTCGATGTTACGAAAAACCCGCAGCGGCCCTTCACCGTGCTGAGTTCAACCTCTCGCACCCAGGTGTTGGGCACTTCGTTTAACGTGCGGGCCTATCCGGGGGAGGACTCCGTGGAGGTTTCCGTTGTAACGGGTAAGGTGGCCTTCGGGCCCCGGGCTGCGCCTGCCGATACCGTACTGCTGCTGCCCGGCCGGCGGGGCGTAGTTCAGGGTAAACAGCCCCAGCGGGCCCGCCGCACGCTTACCGCCGACTCCAACTTCCGGGCCTGGCAGCAGCAGGAACTGAGCTTCGACAATGCACCGGTAGCGCACGTCTTGCGCACCCTCGAAACCACTTTCCACACGCGGGTAACGGTGTCCGATTCTACGCTGCTTGCCTGCCGCTTCAAAGGCTCATTTCCGGCGCCTACGCCCATCCAGGTACTGCGGGTGCTGAGCCTGGCCCTAAGTGCTGAACTCTCCACCAAGCCCGACGGTAGCTACGTGCTCCGTGGGGCCGGCTGCTCCGCGGCGGGGGCTCCGCGTCCGTAA
- a CDS encoding head GIN domain-containing protein, giving the protein MKTFLLSALLPLTVLLASCHNDIMGPTVRGSGPMTSENRSVRDFTELELPIDAEVYLTQGLTQEVRVEAQRNILDVLETDVEGNRLHIDFGRTTVRKHDRIRVYLTTPTLSRVTLAGSGRIESTNTWLLPRLEVTISGSGSTDLACEQATALATTISGSGRANWRGNAARHEISLSGSGQVNSYDLDTDAVDVDLVGSGRVRVSAAEKLDVRISGSGNVYYRGQPSINTQISGSGRVLSDN; this is encoded by the coding sequence ATGAAAACGTTCCTGCTCTCCGCTCTGCTGCCGCTGACCGTTCTGCTGGCCAGCTGCCACAACGACATCATGGGCCCTACCGTGCGCGGTAGCGGCCCCATGACGTCGGAAAACCGTTCTGTCCGGGACTTCACGGAGCTTGAGCTTCCCATCGATGCGGAGGTGTACCTCACCCAGGGCCTCACGCAGGAAGTGCGCGTAGAAGCGCAGCGCAACATTCTTGACGTGCTGGAAACCGATGTAGAGGGCAACCGGCTGCATATTGACTTCGGCCGCACCACGGTGCGCAAGCACGACCGGATTCGCGTTTACCTGACCACTCCTACGCTCAGCCGGGTTACTCTGGCGGGGTCCGGGCGTATTGAAAGCACCAACACCTGGCTGCTGCCCCGTCTTGAGGTAACCATTAGTGGCTCGGGAAGTACCGACCTGGCTTGTGAGCAGGCTACTGCTTTGGCTACTACGATTTCGGGCTCCGGGCGAGCTAACTGGCGGGGCAACGCCGCCCGCCACGAAATCAGCCTCAGCGGCTCCGGGCAGGTAAACAGCTACGACCTCGATACGGATGCCGTTGATGTGGATCTGGTTGGCTCGGGCCGGGTACGAGTAAGTGCTGCCGAAAAGCTGGATGTACGCATCAGCGGAAGCGGCAACGTGTACTACAGAGGGCAACCCAGTATCAATACCCAGATATCGGGCTCGGGCCGGGTGCTGAGCGACAACTAG
- a CDS encoding SGNH/GDSL hydrolase family protein translates to MLFFKSFPNAVRLSAVLALLLFRSPDTSGQTAAASSTNPAQWAAEMRAFARQDSLAPPPKRPILFYGSSSLRKWTTLQQDFPGLPVLNRGFGGSRFPDALYFFDPVVLGYEPRQVVIYEGDNDIGAGASAQEVYASFLEFERRMRQHKPLRRVPLVFLAIKPSPLRWALYPKVQEANRLIRTYIEAHPQYLRFVDTVTPLLGPGGKPRPELYESDSLHLNSAGYKVWTQILAPYLRR, encoded by the coding sequence ATGTTATTTTTCAAGAGCTTCCCAAACGCCGTGCGGCTGAGCGCCGTGCTTGCTTTACTGCTGTTCAGAAGCCCTGATACCTCGGGCCAGACTGCCGCCGCGTCATCCACCAACCCCGCGCAGTGGGCCGCCGAAATGCGCGCCTTTGCCCGCCAGGACAGCCTCGCGCCACCACCCAAGCGGCCCATCCTATTCTACGGCAGCTCCTCGTTGCGCAAGTGGACGACGCTTCAACAGGATTTTCCGGGCCTGCCGGTACTCAACCGGGGCTTCGGCGGCTCCCGCTTCCCCGATGCGCTGTACTTTTTCGATCCGGTAGTGCTGGGCTACGAGCCCCGGCAAGTGGTGATATACGAGGGCGACAATGACATTGGGGCCGGTGCCAGCGCGCAGGAAGTGTATGCCTCTTTCCTGGAGTTTGAGCGGCGCATGCGCCAGCACAAGCCCCTGCGCCGGGTGCCGCTGGTGTTTCTGGCCATCAAGCCCAGCCCGCTGCGCTGGGCGCTCTACCCCAAGGTGCAGGAAGCCAACCGGCTTATTCGCACCTACATTGAGGCGCACCCGCAGTACCTGCGCTTTGTAGACACGGTTACGCCCCTGCTGGGCCCTGGCGGCAAACCCCGCCCCGAACTCTACGAATCCGACAGCCTGCACCTGAACTCCGCCGGTTACAAGGTGTGGACGCAAATACTGGCACCTTATCTGCGCCGGTAA
- a CDS encoding ADP-ribosylglycohydrolase family protein, whose protein sequence is MLREKYQGCLLAGAIGDAWGSSFENEQALPAASTFYLGGQPGRTRHWALTDDTQLTLATCEVLASGPFDPGQLGQQFVRYYRQGKLTGLGATTLQAIRDTEAGMHWTQTGRRGHFAAGNGAAMRIAPFAFYPTTTRQTIYDACRITHQNEDAYAGALAVYLAIKAALHQTWTGRNNLLALVLPELPDTNLKDRLQELSLYPPEATIDEAAGLGNNGHVVNSVPFAIFCATKVLNLGLTCLMQQLMATGGDTDTNASMAGQIAGALVGLAGLPPELLQKLAQLPDYQWLKNTLTRTMPTDW, encoded by the coding sequence ATGCTACGTGAGAAATATCAGGGCTGTTTGCTGGCCGGGGCCATTGGTGATGCCTGGGGCAGCAGCTTTGAAAACGAGCAAGCACTTCCTGCGGCTTCTACCTTTTACCTCGGCGGCCAGCCAGGCCGCACCCGGCATTGGGCCCTGACGGATGACACGCAGCTGACCTTGGCAACGTGCGAAGTGCTGGCTTCCGGCCCCTTCGACCCGGGCCAGTTGGGGCAGCAGTTTGTGAGGTATTATCGGCAAGGCAAACTCACCGGTCTGGGGGCCACTACGCTGCAGGCCATCCGCGACACGGAAGCGGGTATGCACTGGACGCAAACCGGCCGGCGGGGGCATTTCGCGGCAGGCAACGGAGCCGCCATGCGCATAGCCCCCTTCGCCTTTTACCCGACCACCACCCGGCAAACTATTTACGACGCCTGCCGCATTACGCACCAGAACGAAGACGCCTACGCCGGCGCGCTGGCCGTGTATCTGGCTATCAAGGCCGCTTTGCACCAAACCTGGACCGGCCGCAACAATCTGCTGGCGCTTGTTCTGCCCGAACTGCCGGATACCAACCTGAAGGACCGGCTGCAGGAACTAAGCCTCTACCCACCCGAAGCTACTATTGATGAGGCCGCCGGGCTGGGCAACAATGGACACGTTGTCAACTCTGTTCCGTTTGCTATTTTTTGCGCCACCAAAGTTCTGAACCTGGGGCTAACCTGCCTGATGCAGCAGCTTATGGCCACCGGGGGCGACACTGATACGAATGCTTCTATGGCCGGCCAGATTGCCGGGGCGTTGGTCGGGCTGGCCGGTCTGCCACCGGAGTTGCTGCAGAAGCTGGCACAGTTGCCGGATTATCAATGGCTGAAGAATACCCTAACCCGTACCATGCCCACGGATTGGTAG
- a CDS encoding IS5 family transposase, with the protein MVDGYQPLTDSQWQVIELLLPVQRRRRLCLRHVFDALLYVCRTGCQWRALPPQFPPWTAVYYYFYRWQRLGLWQQLNTVVNALDRVAHGREPTPALACIDSQSVKLAPRIYEHRGLDAHKLVNGRKRQLLVDSGGRIWAAHVHAAHRHDSTSALALLPHRPWWARRLQLVLTDAAYRGRFTRHLLSLGVAQQISSRPPTQRGFVPLARRWVVERTFAWLACFRRVVVDYEFTPASHAAWLLLANITMALNRA; encoded by the coding sequence ATGGTTGACGGCTATCAACCCCTTACTGACTCGCAATGGCAAGTTATCGAGTTGCTGCTGCCTGTGCAACGGCGCCGACGCCTGTGTTTGCGTCACGTCTTCGATGCGTTGCTTTACGTGTGTCGCACCGGCTGTCAGTGGCGGGCGCTACCCCCGCAGTTCCCACCCTGGACGGCGGTGTACTACTATTTCTACCGCTGGCAGCGTCTGGGCCTGTGGCAGCAACTCAACACGGTCGTCAACGCCCTGGACCGGGTGGCACACGGCCGCGAACCTACCCCGGCGCTGGCTTGCATCGACAGCCAAAGCGTCAAGCTGGCTCCGCGTATCTACGAACACCGCGGCCTGGACGCGCATAAACTCGTCAATGGCCGCAAACGTCAGCTACTGGTTGATTCGGGCGGGCGCATCTGGGCCGCGCACGTGCACGCGGCCCACCGCCATGACAGCACCAGCGCGCTGGCTTTGCTGCCCCACCGCCCCTGGTGGGCGCGGCGCCTTCAGCTGGTGCTCACCGATGCGGCCTACCGTGGGCGCTTCACCCGCCACCTGCTGAGCTTGGGGGTGGCTCAGCAAATCAGCAGCCGCCCGCCCACGCAGCGCGGTTTCGTGCCGCTGGCCCGGCGTTGGGTCGTGGAGCGTACCTTCGCCTGGCTGGCCTGTTTTCGCCGCGTAGTCGTTGATTACGAATTCACCCCTGCTAGCCACGCCGCCTGGCTCTTGCTGGCCAACATCACCATGGCCCTTAATCGAGCCTGA
- a CDS encoding PQQ-binding-like beta-propeller repeat protein: protein MKFQLIACLLLCLGLGVLPGRAQTPAGNVGIGTTTPTQKLDVDGNLRIRGLSGTGIRLPQVQPDGTISIGTPLFSSAPGGTVQPQDAIRIAPDGEERTYDVVLYNNRLYAATDNGLRIYDVSTPTAPVLLGQQASGANALAVSTNAGRTLLYSADYGNLLQVFDVTNPAAVSLLSQQATGSSPPTSSYPIDIAVSGTTVYVVNADGNTLEIFDVSNPLVAPVRRSTTLLAPYTNNLNGIRIVVAGTTAYIIDAENATLYVYNVSSPGALVRLNGAGGTVLSSSPYGLALSGSRLYIATNDGKLHVYDVTTPATPALLGSATGGSSPIDLAVVGTKAVLLNYDATNVQVFDVSNPASPRLESTGPALPAAAAATAPSYAYPYSLATDGNTAYIGVDFSSLIGVVTLGGTPRVVAVGPDGSLGSVPAPAAPTLSLSGQTLSISGGNSVTLPSTATPGDNMGNHTATENLKLNDKWLSNDGGSEGLRVDNAGNVGIGSAPITSRLRVLNSGSYDVATFESGNAGPHLQLTKTGAGAATIDYIGTDFGDSNRRGALELRGVKSVTVSGDGNPDAPDLVVTEAGNVGIGTGSAAATSLDVNGALTLRPNATVINLTIDNQAVPVGNRSFLQVASNSAMGTDRTVVLGAGSQAGQVLYLMNMTNSCELIDFEGVVNLSQTRLLTAGDVLQLIWSGTKWFEVSYSNN, encoded by the coding sequence TTGAAATTTCAGTTAATTGCCTGCCTGCTGCTTTGTCTGGGACTGGGCGTGCTGCCCGGCCGGGCACAAACGCCCGCCGGCAACGTAGGCATCGGTACTACCACTCCCACGCAAAAGCTGGATGTAGATGGCAACCTGCGCATCCGGGGTCTTTCCGGAACTGGCATACGCCTGCCCCAAGTGCAGCCCGATGGTACCATCAGCATCGGAACCCCGCTTTTCTCTTCCGCCCCAGGTGGGACAGTGCAGCCGCAGGACGCCATACGCATTGCGCCGGATGGAGAAGAACGCACTTATGATGTGGTGCTGTACAACAACCGGCTTTATGCTGCCACCGACAATGGGCTGCGCATCTACGACGTGAGTACGCCCACCGCTCCGGTGCTTCTCGGCCAGCAGGCCAGCGGAGCCAACGCCCTAGCGGTAAGCACCAACGCCGGCCGTACCCTGCTATACTCGGCCGACTATGGTAACCTGTTGCAGGTGTTCGATGTCACCAATCCGGCCGCTGTCTCCTTGCTTAGCCAGCAAGCGACGGGCTCGTCCCCCCCCACCAGCTCGTATCCTATTGATATAGCCGTGAGCGGTACGACGGTGTACGTCGTCAATGCCGATGGCAATACCCTGGAAATATTTGATGTGAGCAACCCCCTGGTGGCGCCGGTGCGCCGCAGCACCACACTACTGGCCCCCTACACCAACAACCTGAACGGCATACGGATAGTAGTAGCAGGCACTACGGCATACATCATTGACGCTGAAAACGCCACGCTGTATGTGTACAACGTGAGCAGCCCTGGTGCGCTCGTGCGCCTGAATGGGGCCGGGGGCACGGTGCTGAGTTCCTCCCCGTACGGGCTGGCGTTGAGCGGCTCCAGGCTATATATTGCTACGAACGACGGGAAGCTGCACGTGTACGACGTGACTACCCCCGCCACCCCGGCGCTGCTGGGTAGTGCAACTGGTGGATCTTCGCCCATAGATTTAGCCGTGGTGGGCACCAAAGCCGTGCTGCTCAACTATGATGCTACCAACGTACAGGTGTTTGATGTGAGCAATCCGGCCTCCCCCCGGCTGGAAAGCACTGGTCCGGCTCTTCCGGCCGCGGCGGCGGCTACCGCGCCCAGCTATGCCTATCCGTACTCCCTGGCTACGGATGGCAACACGGCGTACATCGGGGTTGATTTTTCCAGCCTGATTGGCGTCGTGACGTTAGGCGGGACGCCCCGCGTGGTAGCCGTCGGGCCCGATGGCTCGCTGGGTTCAGTACCGGCGCCGGCCGCGCCCACGCTGAGTTTGAGCGGCCAGACGCTAAGCATCAGCGGAGGCAACAGCGTGACGCTGCCTTCTACCGCCACGCCCGGCGACAACATGGGCAACCACACGGCCACGGAAAACCTGAAACTGAACGACAAGTGGCTCAGCAACGACGGCGGCAGCGAAGGCCTGCGCGTAGATAACGCTGGTAACGTGGGCATAGGCAGTGCGCCAATCACCTCACGTCTGCGCGTACTCAACAGTGGCTCTTATGACGTGGCAACGTTTGAAAGCGGCAACGCCGGCCCCCACCTGCAGCTCACCAAGACCGGGGCCGGCGCGGCTACTATCGACTACATCGGAACTGACTTTGGCGATAGTAACCGCAGAGGAGCCCTAGAGCTGCGCGGGGTGAAATCGGTGACGGTGAGCGGGGACGGCAACCCGGATGCTCCCGACCTGGTGGTGACGGAAGCCGGCAACGTAGGCATCGGTACGGGCAGTGCGGCCGCCACTTCCCTCGACGTAAACGGAGCCCTCACTTTACGGCCCAACGCCACCGTTATCAACCTGACAATCGACAACCAGGCTGTGCCGGTGGGCAACCGCTCGTTTCTGCAGGTTGCTTCCAACTCCGCTATGGGCACCGACCGCACCGTGGTGCTGGGGGCCGGCTCTCAGGCCGGGCAGGTGCTGTACCTGATGAACATGACAAACAGCTGCGAACTGATTGACTTTGAAGGAGTCGTAAACCTGAGCCAGACGCGCCTGCTCACGGCCGGCGACGTGTTGCAGCTCATCTGGAGCGGTACCAAATGGTTTGAGGTATCGTACAGCAACAACTAG
- a CDS encoding S9 family peptidase: protein MAGATPPVLNGQWTGQLKVPGGEMELIITIVPLSTGGYYAALDVPKQKVSRMPVEAQVKGRDVQLRIDQAGSRFVGKLSEDGKLMAGTWEQPGLKSELILTRTATSAVNAAFKAAPPYKKEEVIVPNKVAKLRLGATLTMPSGTGPFPAVALVSDMGAQDRDASQEQYRMFAILADYLTRRGFAVLRYDDRGVGQSNGKYLAATTADLVSDAQSALGYLRAHYRVKKTQVGLIGHGEGANIALLAAAQPKGPDFLISLAGYGQPGREVLRQQQVEIMRLIGANTAQVKAALDLEDRMVETIRQTPNNALARAKVGVMLRQNNSDIDHTMVSARADQLTSTWHRFYLDFDPAARLGEVKCPVLALNGTDDLQVASGKNLSILSKGLRNSPEVKTEKLANVNHWFQPPIAEWAMVSGQQQPIFSPKALQLMNDWLVKQTQPTVSSSLKSRLLPTKRAPAPDKPRG, encoded by the coding sequence ATGGCAGGCGCTACTCCTCCCGTACTAAACGGCCAGTGGACGGGGCAGCTCAAAGTGCCCGGCGGTGAGATGGAGCTGATCATTACCATCGTACCGCTGAGCACCGGCGGCTACTACGCCGCGCTTGATGTACCCAAGCAGAAGGTAAGCCGCATGCCGGTGGAGGCCCAGGTGAAAGGCCGGGACGTGCAACTGCGCATCGACCAGGCCGGCAGTCGCTTTGTGGGCAAGCTCAGCGAAGACGGCAAGCTCATGGCCGGCACCTGGGAGCAGCCCGGCCTCAAAAGTGAGTTGATACTGACGCGCACGGCCACCTCGGCCGTCAACGCCGCTTTCAAGGCCGCCCCACCTTATAAAAAGGAAGAAGTTATTGTGCCCAATAAAGTAGCCAAGCTGCGGCTGGGGGCCACACTTACTATGCCCAGCGGTACCGGGCCGTTTCCGGCCGTGGCGCTGGTATCGGATATGGGCGCCCAGGACCGCGACGCGTCCCAGGAGCAGTACCGCATGTTCGCCATCCTGGCCGACTACCTCACCCGCCGCGGTTTTGCCGTACTTCGCTACGATGACCGGGGCGTGGGCCAATCCAACGGCAAATACCTGGCAGCCACTACCGCCGACCTGGTGAGCGACGCGCAGTCCGCCCTGGGCTACCTGCGGGCGCACTACCGCGTGAAGAAAACCCAGGTAGGCCTGATCGGGCACGGCGAAGGGGCCAACATTGCGCTGCTGGCCGCCGCCCAGCCTAAAGGCCCCGATTTTCTGATTTCGCTGGCGGGCTACGGGCAGCCCGGCCGGGAAGTGCTGCGCCAGCAGCAGGTGGAAATTATGCGGCTCATTGGCGCCAACACGGCCCAGGTGAAGGCGGCGCTGGACCTGGAAGACCGCATGGTGGAAACCATCCGCCAGACGCCCAACAACGCTCTGGCCCGCGCCAAAGTAGGTGTGATGCTGCGCCAGAACAACTCCGACATCGACCATACCATGGTATCGGCCCGCGCCGACCAGCTGACTTCCACCTGGCACCGGTTTTACCTGGACTTTGACCCGGCGGCCCGGCTGGGCGAGGTGAAATGCCCCGTACTGGCCCTCAACGGCACCGACGACCTGCAGGTAGCCTCAGGCAAAAACCTGTCGATTCTCAGCAAAGGCCTGCGCAACAGCCCGGAGGTGAAAACCGAGAAGCTCGCCAATGTGAATCACTGGTTTCAGCCCCCCATAGCCGAATGGGCTATGGTGAGCGGCCAGCAGCAGCCCATCTTCTCGCCCAAAGCCCTGCAACTGATGAACGACTGGCTAGTAAAGCAAACCCAGCCCACCGTATCATCTTCCCTGAAAAGCCGGCTGCTGCCCACCAAACGCGCCCCCGCCCCCGATAAGCCCCGCGGGTAG